A region from the Chthoniobacterales bacterium genome encodes:
- the nadD gene encoding nicotinate (nicotinamide) nucleotide adenylyltransferase, translating to MKIGLYGGTFDPIHHGHLILARTALEEMELDSIIFIPAAISPHKLETSPTPSAIRWEMILASIDGEAGILADPYELELAGPSFTYDTVLHYRKKFPDAELFYFIGYDNLEKLDTWHRIEELKSLVTLVVLDRGAASGTIPFPQIFRRYDISASDIRNRVAKGLSIRYLVTPPVDDLIRRHHLYQPHSH from the coding sequence ATGAAAATCGGACTCTACGGCGGCACTTTTGATCCCATTCATCACGGCCATTTGATTCTGGCTCGGACGGCGCTGGAAGAAATGGAACTCGACTCGATCATTTTCATTCCCGCAGCGATCTCGCCGCACAAGCTGGAAACCTCCCCCACTCCGTCGGCGATTCGCTGGGAGATGATCCTCGCTTCCATCGACGGCGAGGCGGGAATCCTGGCCGACCCCTACGAGTTGGAGCTCGCCGGGCCGTCCTTCACCTACGACACGGTGCTGCATTACCGGAAGAAATTTCCCGACGCGGAGCTCTTCTACTTCATCGGCTACGACAATCTCGAAAAACTCGACACCTGGCACCGCATCGAGGAGTTGAAATCGCTCGTGACTCTGGTCGTGCTGGATCGCGGCGCGGCGTCGGGCACGATCCCCTTTCCGCAGATCTTCCGCCGCTACGACATCTCGGCCTCGGACATCCGAAACCGGGTTGCCAAGGGACTTTCGATTCGCTATTTAGTAACACCGCCAGTGGACGACCTCATTCGCCGGCATCACCTCTACCAACCCCATTCCCATTAA
- the rsfS gene encoding ribosome silencing factor yields MCARLAADKKAEDLVVLDLRGISTFTDFFVVCSGTADPHLKAIAGSIREGLRDDYNVTPLAVDGYPASQWMILDYIQVIVHIFHESKRDFYDLETLWNDAPRLKIDEPEPTVL; encoded by the coding sequence ATTTGCGCCCGCCTCGCCGCCGATAAAAAAGCTGAGGACCTCGTCGTTCTCGACTTGCGCGGCATCTCGACTTTTACCGATTTCTTTGTCGTTTGCTCGGGCACGGCCGACCCGCATTTGAAGGCTATCGCCGGTTCGATCCGCGAGGGCTTGCGCGATGATTACAATGTAACTCCGCTCGCCGTGGACGGCTATCCGGCGAGCCAGTGGATGATCCTCGATTACATCCAGGTGATTGTGCACATTTTCCACGAGTCGAAGCGCGATTTCTACGACCTCGAGACGCTCTGGAACGACGCGCCTCGCCTCAAAATCGACGAGCCCGAACCAACGGTGCTATGA
- a CDS encoding CPXCG motif-containing cysteine-rich protein, whose translation MNLLVETEITCPFCFESFFTMVDTSQGDVDMIEDCTVCCRPMRLVIACQPGEVESVEIEPG comes from the coding sequence ATGAACCTGCTCGTCGAAACGGAGATCACGTGTCCGTTTTGTTTCGAGTCGTTTTTCACCATGGTCGATACGTCCCAGGGCGACGTGGATATGATCGAGGATTGCACGGTTTGCTGTCGTCCGATGCGACTCGTGATTGCCTGTCAGCCGGGCGAAGTGGAGAGTGTGGAAATCGAACCCGGCTAG
- a CDS encoding transglutaminase-like domain-containing protein, whose product MFEQRDALIRLLRDDDPATVDLIKEQLTTSGPAILGDLRDLLESDDEKVSLHVSEMIAEIEKQQACGEFASFCRHFDEANGIEPAAWLLSAAMIPGFDSKSYRAKLDSWGRQVRLLLESAISDRERVEILSKFMSEHLSFRGNADDYYNPRNSFLPTVIDTRSGIPITLSVLYMLVAQRAGMLVEGVNLPGHFIARHREVFFDPFHQGKILSLADCREILDRQNLEIEPSHFATATNLHILVRILANLLFIYERQNDIDMQTRILDWLAALDRKSGRKYPGAE is encoded by the coding sequence ATGTTTGAACAACGCGACGCCCTTATTCGACTGCTCCGCGACGACGATCCAGCCACGGTCGATCTGATTAAGGAGCAACTCACGACGAGCGGTCCGGCGATTCTCGGCGACCTGCGCGATTTGCTGGAGTCGGATGATGAAAAAGTCTCGCTGCATGTGAGCGAGATGATTGCGGAAATCGAGAAGCAACAGGCCTGCGGCGAGTTTGCTTCTTTTTGCCGACATTTCGACGAAGCCAATGGCATCGAACCCGCCGCTTGGCTGCTCTCGGCCGCGATGATTCCTGGATTCGACTCCAAGTCGTATCGGGCCAAGCTGGATAGCTGGGGCCGTCAGGTGCGGCTCCTACTGGAAAGCGCCATTTCCGACCGCGAGCGCGTGGAAATTCTTAGTAAATTCATGTCGGAGCACCTCTCGTTTCGCGGCAATGCGGACGACTATTACAATCCGAGAAACAGCTTTTTGCCGACGGTAATCGACACGCGCTCCGGCATCCCGATCACGCTGAGTGTGCTCTATATGTTAGTCGCCCAGCGCGCCGGGATGTTAGTCGAAGGCGTCAATCTTCCGGGGCACTTTATCGCGCGGCATCGCGAGGTTTTTTTCGATCCATTTCACCAGGGAAAAATCCTTTCGCTGGCCGATTGCCGAGAGATTCTCGACCGGCAAAATCTGGAGATCGAGCCGTCGCATTTCGCCACCGCGACGAACCTGCACATTTTGGTGAGGATATTGGCGAATCTGCTCTTCATCTACGAGCGGCAGAACGACATCGACATGCAGACGCGCATCCTCGACTGGCTGGCCGCGCTCGACCGCAAGTCGGGGCGCAAATACCCCGGCGCGGAATGA
- a CDS encoding competence/damage-inducible protein A produces MIAEVINTGSELLLGQVVNTHLAFLGEKLFGLGFRIERQLAIPDGDAIRHSLEEAFARRPDAVFVTGGLGPTTDDITRDLLAEMLGAELVRNDEIMGMIQRRFERRAIPMTERIALQALVPVGVYPILNDWGTAPGLHLPASERNPHVFFLPGPPRELKPMFNERVAPILRELFPSENQNVCRIHRIVGMGESMVEQKVGPQLLSLNGLELGYCARSGEVDVRLVGAAEVVEAANRIIEMELGSNIYAHDDGTMEQTVVELLRAKKQSVATAESCTGGFLAHRLTNVPGASEIFGAGYVTYANEIKAATLGIDFQLILDHGAVSEPVAAAMAAGARQVSGSDFALSTTGIAGPGGGSEAKPVGTVFIGLADANGVEVTRHFFPTDRETFKFLVTQTALNLLRERLLLG; encoded by the coding sequence ATGATCGCCGAGGTCATTAACACCGGCTCGGAGCTTCTGCTCGGCCAGGTGGTGAACACGCATCTCGCCTTCCTCGGCGAGAAACTTTTCGGCCTCGGCTTCCGCATCGAACGTCAACTAGCCATTCCCGACGGCGACGCGATTCGGCACAGTCTGGAGGAAGCATTTGCACGACGACCGGATGCAGTTTTTGTCACCGGCGGGCTCGGCCCGACGACGGATGATATTACCCGCGATTTGTTAGCAGAAATGTTAGGAGCGGAGTTAGTTCGCAATGACGAAATTATGGGAATGATCCAGCGGCGTTTTGAGCGGCGCGCCATTCCCATGACGGAGCGTATCGCCCTGCAAGCGCTCGTGCCGGTCGGCGTGTATCCGATCCTGAACGACTGGGGCACGGCGCCCGGCCTCCATCTGCCCGCATCGGAACGCAACCCGCATGTGTTTTTTCTGCCGGGCCCGCCACGCGAGTTAAAGCCGATGTTCAACGAGCGAGTCGCACCTATATTGCGCGAGCTTTTTCCCAGTGAAAATCAAAACGTCTGCCGCATCCATCGCATCGTCGGAATGGGCGAATCGATGGTTGAGCAAAAGGTCGGCCCGCAGTTGCTGTCCCTGAATGGACTCGAACTCGGCTACTGCGCCCGCTCGGGCGAGGTCGATGTGAGATTGGTCGGTGCCGCCGAGGTCGTCGAGGCCGCCAATCGGATCATTGAAATGGAACTCGGGTCTAACATTTACGCTCACGACGACGGCACGATGGAGCAGACCGTGGTGGAACTCCTCCGCGCGAAAAAACAAAGCGTGGCCACCGCCGAATCCTGCACCGGCGGATTCCTGGCGCATCGTCTCACCAACGTGCCAGGCGCCTCGGAAATCTTCGGCGCGGGTTACGTGACTTACGCGAACGAAATCAAAGCCGCCACGCTCGGAATCGACTTCCAATTGATTCTGGACCACGGCGCGGTCAGCGAACCCGTCGCCGCCGCGATGGCCGCCGGAGCACGCCAGGTTTCGGGAAGTGATTTCGCTTTGTCCACTACCGGCATCGCCGGACCCGGCGGCGGCTCGGAAGCGAAGCCGGTCGGGACGGTTTTCATCGGCCTCGCCGACGCGAATGGAGTGGAAGTCACGCGTCACTTTTTCCCGACGGACCGGGAGACGTTTAAGTTTCTCGTCACCCAGACCGCGCTGAATTTGTTGCGCGAGCGTTTGCTTCTGGGCTAA
- a CDS encoding Crp/Fnr family transcriptional regulator, whose translation MTSPDSVFLMLPALSTLSLATKEAARRFAMRTRFKKGEIIFRENEGADRFYIIENGYIDLGYFGPGEDQLIETLGPGEVLGYSWMFEPYRWQSDAKAASDVEAIFCYATPLRALCENDPQMGWELTTWCAAILQKRLRHLKVGFAPVRNCHQEVCSQDPWPWMEGEPVSLQ comes from the coding sequence ATGACCTCCCCCGATTCAGTGTTCCTAATGCTGCCTGCGCTCAGCACGTTATCGCTCGCCACCAAAGAGGCGGCGCGCCGTTTCGCAATGAGGACCCGGTTCAAAAAAGGGGAAATCATTTTTCGTGAAAACGAGGGCGCGGACCGGTTCTATATCATTGAAAACGGCTACATCGATCTGGGGTATTTTGGACCGGGAGAAGATCAGCTCATCGAAACGCTGGGACCGGGCGAGGTGTTGGGATATTCCTGGATGTTTGAGCCATATCGATGGCAGTCGGACGCAAAAGCGGCGTCGGACGTGGAGGCGATTTTTTGCTACGCGACTCCGCTGAGAGCTCTTTGCGAGAACGATCCGCAGATGGGCTGGGAGCTGACGACTTGGTGTGCCGCGATTTTGCAGAAACGCCTGCGGCATCTGAAGGTCGGTTTCGCTCCTGTGAGGAACTGTCACCAGGAAGTTTGCAGCCAAGATCCCTGGCCATGGATGGAGGGCGAACCGGTGTCGCTCCAATGA
- a CDS encoding polysaccharide deacetylase family protein, translating to MKIPLALLASFLLSNGFYLTVLPLAQRVPREPAVVQEIERGPRGLHELALTFDAGGEDAGFADLLEALGRVRCTFFLTGQWMQAHPDHVAALLRAGHELANHTWNHRDLTQLKDEEIRSEILRTGMALNAVAKPQTLHLWRAPYGARNARVLSIAHQLGYISIYWTFDSLDSVDPPKSSDYLIARITHLTDAKLSGAILLMHVGEPSTVLAVPAILSDLQRRGLVPVTVSVLLAGQKFHPG from the coding sequence ATGAAAATCCCGCTGGCACTGCTGGCCAGCTTTCTCCTTTCCAACGGATTTTACCTAACGGTTTTGCCGCTGGCGCAACGTGTTCCCCGGGAGCCAGCGGTGGTGCAAGAAATCGAGCGCGGCCCACGCGGGTTGCATGAGTTGGCGCTGACTTTCGATGCGGGAGGTGAAGATGCGGGGTTCGCGGATTTGCTGGAGGCTCTGGGCCGGGTGCGTTGCACGTTTTTCCTGACCGGCCAATGGATGCAGGCGCATCCGGACCATGTCGCCGCATTGCTGAGGGCTGGCCATGAACTGGCGAATCACACTTGGAACCATCGCGATCTAACTCAATTGAAAGACGAGGAGATTCGCTCCGAGATTTTGCGAACGGGCATGGCCTTAAACGCGGTTGCAAAACCGCAGACGCTCCATCTCTGGCGCGCGCCTTACGGTGCAAGGAATGCGCGGGTTTTAAGCATCGCGCACCAACTCGGTTACATCTCGATCTACTGGACATTCGATAGTCTGGATTCGGTCGATCCGCCGAAATCTTCGGACTATCTCATTGCCCGAATCACGCATCTAACAGACGCGAAACTAAGCGGTGCCATCCTGCTGATGCATGTGGGAGAACCTTCCACTGTCCTGGCTGTGCCAGCCATCCTGAGCGATCTGCAGCGGCGCGGACTGGTGCCCGTGACGGTCTCCGTATTACTGGCCGGTCAAAAATTCCATCCGGGTTAG
- a CDS encoding sugar phosphate isomerase/epimerase family protein, producing MPIRESGFSMIEVCFSPEHLDYHNHELVHRAAARIDELGMEAYSFHAPFANHIDLSTFDKGDRQRALDEIFCAIEAAAILQVHYFVIHPGPESAGIPDNQERYDRMMHTVEALNQVAERCRSVGIGCLLENKLPHLLFGNTSDVLWILDALEGINIGACLDTGHAALSGDLQSVLHKLAGHLKMVHAHDNHGHCDDHLPPGDGRLDWEMILHSLDTGNFRGGIILELASGADVAATLASARRGRTFLRRIARRHVLARP from the coding sequence GTGCCAATCCGCGAAAGCGGTTTCAGCATGATCGAAGTCTGCTTTTCACCCGAGCATCTGGATTATCACAATCACGAACTCGTCCATCGCGCCGCCGCCCGGATCGACGAGCTAGGCATGGAGGCCTACTCGTTTCACGCTCCTTTCGCGAACCACATCGATCTCTCCACCTTCGACAAAGGCGACCGCCAGCGCGCGCTCGATGAGATCTTTTGCGCCATCGAAGCCGCGGCCATTCTCCAGGTTCACTATTTCGTCATTCACCCCGGACCCGAGTCCGCCGGCATCCCGGATAATCAGGAGCGCTATGACCGCATGATGCACACCGTAGAGGCCCTGAACCAAGTCGCCGAGCGGTGCCGTTCGGTGGGAATCGGCTGTTTGCTGGAAAACAAATTGCCGCATCTTCTTTTTGGAAACACCAGCGACGTCCTTTGGATTCTCGATGCGCTGGAAGGTATTAACATCGGAGCCTGCCTCGACACGGGACACGCCGCACTTTCAGGCGACTTGCAGTCCGTTCTGCACAAGCTGGCGGGGCATCTGAAAATGGTTCACGCCCATGACAACCATGGCCATTGCGACGATCATTTACCGCCCGGAGATGGCCGCTTGGATTGGGAAATGATTCTGCACTCACTGGATACTGGAAACTTCCGGGGCGGCATCATCTTGGAACTCGCCTCTGGTGCGGATGTGGCAGCCACGCTCGCGAGTGCCAGGAGGGGACGCACTTTTCTGCGCCGCATCGCGCGTCGTCACGTCCTGGCCCGCCCCTGA
- a CDS encoding DUF1573 domain-containing protein: MKRLLIFLSLLLLPAFSAFAGLTWTTTSVKIDAQVGDKTATGVFPFKNDSKKSVAITETKTSCGCTTAKLDKKTYAPGESGQITAHFDIGSRVGAQQKTITVTTDDPKEKPVELELNVEIPDPVETSAALLIWKVGATPEAQIFSVKAKPGYKIKVTDVRCSNAFFTAKLDSAKEGAAYNIAVTPVKTDAKAFGLLIVTTDSPADNPRVVYSQLQVQ; the protein is encoded by the coding sequence GTGAAACGTCTCCTCATTTTCCTTTCACTCCTCCTTTTGCCCGCGTTTTCGGCGTTCGCCGGGCTCACCTGGACCACGACGAGCGTGAAGATCGACGCGCAGGTCGGCGACAAAACGGCGACCGGCGTTTTTCCATTTAAGAACGACTCGAAGAAAAGCGTAGCCATCACCGAGACGAAAACCTCCTGCGGCTGCACCACGGCGAAGCTCGACAAAAAGACTTATGCGCCCGGTGAATCGGGGCAGATCACGGCCCATTTCGACATCGGTAGCCGGGTCGGCGCGCAGCAGAAAACGATCACGGTGACGACCGACGACCCCAAGGAAAAGCCAGTCGAATTGGAGCTCAATGTGGAGATTCCCGATCCGGTGGAAACGTCGGCGGCGCTGCTCATTTGGAAGGTGGGCGCGACTCCCGAAGCGCAGATTTTTAGTGTGAAAGCGAAGCCCGGCTACAAGATCAAAGTGACGGATGTGCGTTGCTCGAATGCGTTTTTCACAGCCAAGCTCGACTCGGCGAAAGAGGGCGCGGCCTACAATATCGCGGTGACTCCGGTGAAGACGGACGCGAAGGCGTTTGGCCTGCTCATCGTGACGACCGACAGCCCGGCGGACAATCCGCGCGTGGTCTATTCGCAGCTCCAGGTGCAGTGA
- a CDS encoding rhodanese-like domain-containing protein, producing the protein MKNSPWLQALAIVLLAALPALTAAVFHPKRPAWSRETLAKDEVTLASAQATSNVIWVDARSDAAYAREHIPGAISLNEERWNLLPLAVQFQPEQTIVVYCDSLECNASHQVAARLRKELGAEKVFVLKGGWQSWKTKK; encoded by the coding sequence GTGAAAAATTCCCCCTGGCTGCAGGCGCTGGCCATCGTGTTGCTGGCGGCTTTGCCCGCGTTGACGGCGGCGGTTTTTCATCCGAAACGCCCCGCCTGGTCGCGGGAAACGCTGGCGAAAGATGAAGTCACGCTAGCGTCGGCACAGGCGACTTCCAATGTGATCTGGGTCGATGCGCGGTCGGACGCGGCCTATGCGCGGGAGCACATTCCGGGGGCGATTTCGCTGAACGAGGAACGCTGGAATCTGCTGCCGCTGGCGGTCCAGTTTCAGCCGGAGCAGACGATCGTGGTGTATTGCGATTCGCTCGAGTGCAATGCGAGTCACCAAGTGGCGGCGAGATTGCGGAAGGAACTCGGCGCGGAGAAAGTGTTCGTTTTGAAAGGAGGCTGGCAATCATGGAAGACGAAAAAGTAG
- a CDS encoding MauE/DoxX family redox-associated membrane protein has product MEDEKVGTSSIEIGLRWLLGGLFVFAGVLKALDPATFADDIANYQLLPWTGAVAGAFYLPWLEIFSGVALVSGVWKSGAIRILLLLMLAFLQALFAAWLRGLNIHCGCFGQALATSNYALLFLRDAAILAGLLWLLWAEWKRRIAEEAIAENEPSQI; this is encoded by the coding sequence ATGGAAGACGAAAAAGTAGGGACGAGTTCCATCGAAATCGGACTGCGCTGGCTGCTTGGCGGGCTCTTCGTTTTCGCGGGCGTGCTGAAGGCGCTCGACCCAGCGACGTTCGCCGACGACATCGCAAATTACCAGCTTCTGCCCTGGACGGGTGCGGTCGCCGGGGCGTTTTATCTGCCGTGGCTGGAGATTTTTTCCGGCGTCGCGCTGGTCAGCGGCGTGTGGAAGTCGGGCGCGATTCGCATCCTACTTTTGCTGATGCTGGCGTTTTTGCAGGCGCTCTTTGCGGCATGGCTGCGCGGGTTGAATATCCATTGCGGCTGCTTCGGCCAGGCGCTGGCGACCTCGAATTACGCGCTGCTGTTTCTCCGCGATGCCGCCATTCTCGCCGGCCTGCTCTGGCTGCTCTGGGCCGAATGGAAACGCCGGATCGCCGAGGAAGCGATTGCCGAAAACGAGCCGAGTCAGATATAA
- the alr gene encoding alanine racemase — protein sequence MPDFSITTPVPHRCWAEIDLAALRHNLAAIRAQIGPGANIMAIVKADAYGHGLGGILSTLGQSVEHFGVANVTEALDVRAVLSDAEILLLGATLPEERELVVRHGFMPAISSVEEAESFAKLSTVGPTRVHLALDTGMGRLGFLPDEWPSALEKIRTLPQLKIEAVATHLPSADEDEGFTLSQLGDYEALVRNEPNSHVLNSAGIINFPTHAGQFVRAGLMLYGVSPMPEFQLKLQPVMTLKSRITLIRTLPAGHGISYGRSFLTSRPTRVATLSAGYADGYQRRLSNRGASVWIRGQRCPVLGRVTMDQIMVDVTDSTAALGDEVELFGTHILAGEIAQLADTIPWEILTSISKRVPRLFLNP from the coding sequence ATGCCCGATTTTTCCATCACCACCCCGGTCCCACATCGTTGCTGGGCGGAAATCGATCTGGCGGCGCTGCGACATAATCTGGCCGCGATCCGCGCTCAGATCGGACCGGGCGCGAACATCATGGCGATCGTGAAGGCCGACGCTTACGGCCACGGGTTGGGCGGCATTTTATCCACACTCGGGCAATCGGTGGAGCATTTCGGCGTGGCGAATGTGACCGAGGCGCTGGATGTGCGCGCGGTGCTGTCGGACGCGGAGATTTTGCTGCTCGGCGCGACGCTGCCCGAGGAGCGCGAACTGGTGGTGCGCCACGGTTTTATGCCAGCGATTTCCAGCGTGGAGGAGGCGGAATCGTTTGCTAAATTGTCCACAGTCGGCCCGACGCGCGTTCATCTCGCGCTCGACACGGGCATGGGACGGCTCGGGTTCTTGCCAGACGAATGGCCGTCCGCGCTGGAGAAAATCCGCACGCTGCCGCAGTTGAAAATCGAGGCCGTGGCGACGCATTTGCCGTCGGCGGACGAGGATGAAGGCTTCACCCTTTCCCAGCTCGGCGACTACGAGGCGCTGGTGAGAAACGAACCTAACTCCCATGTGCTGAACAGCGCCGGGATCATCAATTTCCCCACGCACGCTGGGCAATTCGTGCGCGCCGGGCTCATGCTTTATGGCGTGTCGCCCATGCCGGAGTTTCAGCTCAAACTCCAGCCTGTGATGACTCTGAAAAGCCGCATCACGCTCATCCGCACGCTGCCCGCCGGACACGGCATTAGCTATGGCCGCAGCTTTCTGACCAGCCGCCCGACGCGAGTTGCAACCTTATCGGCGGGCTACGCCGACGGCTACCAACGACGGCTCTCGAATCGGGGCGCAAGCGTCTGGATTCGCGGCCAGCGTTGCCCGGTTTTGGGTCGTGTGACGATGGATCAAATCATGGTGGATGTGACGGATTCGACCGCCGCACTCGGCGACGAGGTGGAGCTATTCGGCACGCATATTTTGGCTGGCGAGATCGCCCAACTCGCCGACACTATCCCGTGGGAAATCCTCACCAGCATTAGCAAACGCGTCCCGCGCCTCTTCCTGAATCCGTAG
- a CDS encoding aminotransferase class V-fold PLP-dependent enzyme, with protein MNLWTDEPTRLAQFPIAREHIFLAHAAVTALPQCVADAMIDYTRQSTTHQQEFESVLRVIAQTRKACATLIGAQPDEIALLGPTSLGLSLFANGLDWAPGDEVVCYQDDYPANVYPWLALERLGVKLVYLKPEKMGEITMELVSAALTPRTKLVALASCNFLTGYRIDHNSIGKMLHERGMLFSLDAIQTLGAFPTTVEHVDFLSADAHKWLLGPMAAGIVYVKREHFEKLRPTLLGAWNIQSPQFITQAEIRFVDSAQRYEPGVLNTPGIYGMLAAIEMLLDCEISTISERILHLRQRIADGVTELGFEVLSPMSGPERSGIVTFRHSEKATKPFFDKLTENNVIASHRFDRNGRDYLRVSPHFYNTDAEIDRALELLS; from the coding sequence ATGAATCTCTGGACGGATGAACCAACACGGCTGGCGCAGTTTCCGATTGCCCGCGAACACATTTTTCTCGCTCACGCGGCGGTGACGGCGCTGCCGCAATGCGTGGCCGATGCGATGATCGATTACACGCGGCAAAGCACTACGCACCAGCAGGAGTTTGAGTCGGTGCTGCGGGTGATTGCGCAGACGCGAAAAGCCTGCGCCACGCTGATCGGCGCGCAGCCGGATGAGATCGCGCTCCTCGGTCCGACGTCGCTGGGGCTGAGTCTTTTTGCCAACGGACTCGACTGGGCGCCGGGCGACGAGGTGGTGTGTTATCAGGACGATTATCCGGCGAATGTTTACCCGTGGCTGGCGCTGGAGCGACTCGGGGTGAAATTGGTTTATCTGAAGCCGGAAAAAATGGGCGAGATTACGATGGAACTCGTCTCTGCCGCGCTCACGCCGCGCACGAAACTGGTGGCGCTGGCCTCGTGCAATTTCCTCACCGGCTACCGAATCGACCACAACTCGATTGGAAAAATGCTGCACGAGCGCGGCATGCTTTTTTCCCTGGATGCCATCCAGACGCTCGGGGCGTTTCCGACGACGGTGGAGCATGTGGATTTTCTGAGCGCCGACGCCCACAAATGGCTGCTCGGCCCGATGGCGGCGGGCATCGTTTATGTGAAGCGCGAGCACTTCGAGAAGCTGCGCCCGACCCTACTCGGAGCGTGGAATATCCAGTCTCCGCAATTCATCACGCAGGCGGAAATTCGGTTCGTCGATTCAGCCCAACGCTACGAGCCCGGCGTGCTAAATACGCCCGGCATCTACGGAATGCTGGCGGCGATTGAAATGCTACTCGACTGTGAAATTTCGACGATCAGCGAACGCATTCTCCATCTGCGCCAGCGGATCGCCGACGGGGTGACGGAGCTGGGTTTTGAAGTTCTGAGCCCGATGAGCGGCCCGGAGCGGAGTGGGATTGTGACCTTCCGCCACTCGGAGAAGGCGACGAAGCCGTTCTTCGACAAGCTGACGGAAAACAACGTCATCGCGTCCCATCGCTTTGATCGCAACGGACGGGACTACCTGCGTGTCAGCCCTCACTTCTACAACACGGACG